Genomic segment of Mucilaginibacter sabulilitoris:
CATAATACGGAGAAATGGACAAAATACTTTTTAGACGAAGCGGAGATCCACTTGCTGCGGCGGTTCAAAACTGATCCGCGCATCCAGCTGGCGGGTGAATTAATGATTACAAACGTAGGCCTGGTGACAGGGATCAACGAATTCTTTATGATCACGCAGCAAACCGCCGAACAATGGGGTATCCTGCCTTATACTAAAAGAGTGGTCAGCCGTTCGGCGCATTTTCGCGGCATTAAATTTACGGAACAGGATTTCTTGGAAAATGCGGCCGCGGAAATAGATAGCTTTTTATTCCTGCCGCCGGATGAAGATTTCGATAAATTGCCACCAACCTGCCAGGCTTATATCCGTTTCGGAGAATCTAAGAATTATCATAAAGGTTATAAATGCAAAATCAGGAAACGCTGGTATATTACACCCTCGGTTTATGAACCAGGAGGTTTTGCCTTGAGGCAGGTAGGGGATTATCCTAAGCTGATCGTTAATGAGACTAATGCCTCTTCCACAGATACGATCCACCGCGTGCGTTTCCAGCCGAAAGTTGATCCTAAAAAAGTCGCCCTTTCATTTTTGAACTCCCTTACTTTCGCTTTCTCTGAGATCACGGGGCGAAGTTATGGTGGCGGTGTCCTTACCTTTGAGCCAACGGAGATCGGGGAAATTCCATTACCGCTATTAGTGCATGACCGTGTTGATTTTGAAAAGGTAGACGGCTTGATCCGAGAACGACGTATTGAAGAGGTTATGGATTTAATAGATAGGGAATTATTGATCAAGCAATTGAAATTCACTGCTGCAGAAGTAAAACAGTTCCGCAGCATCTGGAAAAAGCTTTCCGGCCGTAGGCTGAACAGGAAATAAATATTATTTAGCGGGCTGAGAAGTTTTGTAATTATTTATTTAGGTATTTAACTTATATGGTTATTATTTTTATTCAAATTGTTCCTCAACAACATGTCAATCCCGGATTATCGACGCGAAAGATTTAGTTAATTCATGAATTTTTTTAATTTTGGTCAATAATATATATTGTTTTAATATTAACAATATTTAATTTAATATTTCTTTTTAGTCAAGAGCTTCATTTGCTTTGCATTTTTATAAACTATGAGTAAAAAATTATTTTTCCTTTCAACAATATCTTTTTCACTATTTCTTATATTTTCTGGCTGTAAAAAAGGAAAAGATATTTCAAAGGAATCACCGAAAGCCGATTTTCTTTTTCGCAATATAAATTCGGAAAGCTTTAAAGTTGGAACCAATGATACGTTGGTATTGGCTAATGCTTCAAAAGGTTTCAATGCTGTACGTTGGAACCTCGGGAATGGAACAATCGCAACAGGCAAAAATGTTTTATGCAGCTTCTCGAAACCAGGAACATACACTGTTACTTTAACCGTAAAGTCTGAAAATGGAGATTCCTCTGCAATTCAAAAGAAGATCGTCGTTGCTGATAGAATCCTGAAAAAGATCATTATCAAGTCAGTTTTTTGGGACACAAAATCTGATGATATCGACAACTTCAATTATTTATGGCCGGCAGACAACAAGGCAGACCTTAATATTAAACTTCAAAGTTATACACAAGGAGATGTCATACAGCATGGTATACTGATAAATTCCCCCGTGCTTTACGCAAGTAGTCCAATTAAAAATGTATCAAATAAAACTGAGATACCTTTAGAAATTTCTGTCGCAAAAAGGGTCGTGCTGGATAAGAAGATGATCATGGACAGAAGTCTTGTTCTTTCATTAATTGCCAAAGATACGGCCGGAAAGGAATATGATATTATGTCAAATCGCGACTTTGGTAGTTCATGGCAAATTGAGAGGGAAGATATTGATAACAATATCTTTGTTGTTTCATGCAAACTTTTTAGCGTTATTGAACTTATCGGCGGTTATGATGAATAATATGTAAAATAAATATCCCTGGAGCAAATTATAACTATTTTTCGAGTACTCGAGATAAGATGGATTTTTTTGACAGCTTTCGGCAACTGGATGGTTCAATTAAAAATCTGTCGATTCTAAAAAATAACTTTGATTCAAAACTGGAGACGGACAAAAAACTGACTATTTACCCGGTATGCATCCTGAATGATAAAATCTACGATTTCGCGATGATGAAGATTACTTTCAGTCAAAAATGGGAAGAGAAAGAGGGCAATTCTCTAACCTAATTGTCAAACCTCTAGTTATCCTTCAGATTGAGGAGTTGGAAGCACTGGTTTACAAACTGGAACTGAATCACAAGAAAAAAGACATATGGGAAGTCTTTAATGCCTATTGCCGAGTAAAGAAGGAGGGTCCAGCCTTCAGCTTAGCAGGACTTGATCGCATAAATTGGATTATCCTGTAGAGATTAGAAAGGAACTTCAAGGTTATATGGATGTTTATAAAACATAAATGCGATACTGCTGGCAATTGTATTAACTGGCCTAAGGATATTTACGTAGTTATTAATTAGGTTCTGTGCATGAAATACCTTCATGATGTTATCAAGCTTTAGCTTTCAAGATCTTCATTAATTCACTATTTAGATATAATTTTTCTTTTCCAACGTATTCACTTATTAAAAAACCAGCCTTTTCTAAATCGTTTAGATAATTACCGACTGTTTTCAGGTTTCCTATTCCTGCAGCTATTAAGAATGATCTTTGTATATGGCAATTTAAGATTACGTGGCATATAAATTAAATATCTCACAAAGTTCTTATAGCAAAATTGAATTAGGATACGTTCAGCTTACACTGGATCGCTTTTTCTGCGTTTGCAGAATATTGATATTGATATGGCAGCGCTTTTAACGGGAATTCAGATTGACGAGATTCAAAATAAGAACATCGCTGACAAATATTTAGCTGCTTAATTGGAAAATATGAAGCCATTGACCACACTATTCTGAACTCTCACGTTTGGAAAATCGGAATGACTATAGTTTTTTACAAAATCAGTAAGATGTTAAAAAGCAATTGGCCTTTTTTGGGGAGTATGATGTGTTTTAGTACAATAATCATAAAAACCAAATATCTT
This window contains:
- a CDS encoding class I SAM-dependent methyltransferase, with product MEPIIVEENIDSRKLRGGYYTPQPIADFICKWAITEPAVRVLEPSCGDGNFVEAVIQRLLEIGVPKNELFGRIKGVELLAVEAQKSKARAANYGLNSTTITNADFFSFLAANPAERFDVVVGNPPFIRYQNFPEEHRSLAIYMMQEMGLNPNKLTNIWVPFLVLSAGRLNPGGKLGMVIPAELFQVKYAAETRVFLSRFFERVTIVTFKKLVFKDIQQEVVLLLCEKEVAGDNGIRVVEVTSLEELETLDIEAVQNGDVKILEHNTEKWTKYFLDEAEIHLLRRFKTDPRIQLAGELMITNVGLVTGINEFFMITQQTAEQWGILPYTKRVVSRSAHFRGIKFTEQDFLENAAAEIDSFLFLPPDEDFDKLPPTCQAYIRFGESKNYHKGYKCKIRKRWYITPSVYEPGGFALRQVGDYPKLIVNETNASSTDTIHRVRFQPKVDPKKVALSFLNSLTFAFSEITGRSYGGGVLTFEPTEIGEIPLPLLVHDRVDFEKVDGLIRERRIEEVMDLIDRELLIKQLKFTAAEVKQFRSIWKKLSGRRLNRK
- a CDS encoding PKD domain-containing protein; translated protein: MSKKLFFLSTISFSLFLIFSGCKKGKDISKESPKADFLFRNINSESFKVGTNDTLVLANASKGFNAVRWNLGNGTIATGKNVLCSFSKPGTYTVTLTVKSENGDSSAIQKKIVVADRILKKIIIKSVFWDTKSDDIDNFNYLWPADNKADLNIKLQSYTQGDVIQHGILINSPVLYASSPIKNVSNKTEIPLEISVAKRVVLDKKMIMDRSLVLSLIAKDTAGKEYDIMSNRDFGSSWQIEREDIDNNIFVVSCKLFSVIELIGGYDE